One stretch of Dehalogenimonas sp. THU2 DNA includes these proteins:
- a CDS encoding porin PorA family protein, with amino-acid sequence MRRVLTSLGIVLIAFALVWLYFIFPGMAKLPEDYTAEYRFEGTVQVFNPSTGSLVPINTKMERTLDATGVNDAGALIIQQVIKFTEATSGAPLSAINPALAALDSTETYAVDRSTRENVTGGDKSRSGQFTFPADVQQETYQVWSATTGSALPATFVREETIQGVKVYTFNIDSKGNAYPAAANGAPQTVDVFTIISVEPISGTPVFTTSKTTINMQVAPTTSIPVLINEITFTDDTVEDAAEEGAANRNLILVASVYAFWGAIGLGLVLLVIGVTRKS; translated from the coding sequence ATGCGGCGCGTACTGACGTCACTCGGAATCGTCCTCATCGCCTTTGCCCTGGTCTGGTTGTATTTCATCTTCCCCGGCATGGCCAAACTTCCGGAGGATTACACAGCGGAATACCGTTTTGAAGGCACGGTGCAGGTGTTCAATCCGTCGACCGGTTCTCTGGTGCCTATCAATACCAAGATGGAGCGGACCCTGGATGCGACGGGTGTTAACGATGCCGGCGCGCTTATTATTCAGCAGGTCATTAAATTCACTGAAGCGACCTCAGGTGCCCCGTTATCAGCGATCAACCCGGCTCTGGCCGCGCTAGATTCGACTGAAACGTACGCCGTGGACCGTTCGACCCGAGAGAACGTAACGGGCGGCGATAAGTCACGCAGCGGCCAGTTCACCTTCCCGGCCGACGTCCAACAGGAGACCTACCAGGTCTGGTCGGCGACAACAGGAAGTGCATTACCGGCGACCTTTGTTCGTGAAGAGACGATTCAGGGCGTCAAAGTATATACCTTCAACATCGACAGTAAAGGTAACGCCTACCCCGCCGCCGCCAACGGAGCGCCCCAGACGGTGGACGTGTTCACCATCATATCGGTTGAACCTATCAGCGGCACACCGGTCTTTACCACCAGCAAGACTACCATCAATATGCAGGTAGCTCCGACTACCTCGATCCCGGTGTTGATCAACGAAATCACTTTTACCGATGACACTGTCGAAGACGCGGCGGAAGAAGGTGCGGCCAACCGCAACCTGATCCTTGTGGCGAGCGTTTATGCGTTCTGGGGTGCTATCGGGTTAGGTTTGGTACTGCTTGTGATCGGGGTCACCAGGAAAAGCTAA
- the fdhF gene encoding formate dehydrogenase subunit alpha — protein MIKLRIDDKEIIAVEGQTVLEAARDAGVYIPNLCYAPDLKPYGGCRMCVVEIDRMRGLPTACTTPAAEGMVVRTETQALIDARRSVLDLLLAEHPLDCLSCVKNQRCELQRVAAHLGFTERKLPHSDRVQAIDDSNPFFKLDRNYCILCARCTRACDEVTGNNAIELIDRGYDSRVGTVADRPIIETNCRSCGECVAHCPVAALASKDYVKSDSEVSTICPYCGVGCGLKLQLRGGRIVGVDGDEANPASRGRLCVKGRYGVREFVHHPDRLTAPLIKTNGAFVETPWDEALEYVCSKLSRYQPEEVAVISSAKATNEENYLIQKFARAVLGTNSVDHCARLCHSPTVAGLAAAFGSGAMSNSIGDMKDTACFFAIGANTSETHPVIGFEVKQAIKNGARLIVANPVKIPLVRYADIFLQQTPGTDVLLLSAMCKIIFDEKLYDETFIAERTEGFEALAESLDSFDLDHAATITGVPLDQIKEAARLYAASRPASILYAMGITQHSHGTDNVSAVANLALLTGNLGKPGAGVNPLRGQNNVQGACDMGALPDVFPGYQKVADNEVRAKFETAWGVSLPKKRGLTVPEILKAIEKGKIKALYLVGENIMLSDPDINRVRKALSKLELLVVQDIFRTETSEIAHVILASVSFAEKDGTFTNTERRVQRVRRAVAPIGDSRPDWWITNELGKRLGGKGFDYTGPDRIFDEMRSLTPSYGGITWERLETGGLQWPCPTPTHPGTPILHVERFSRGKGAFKALEYRPSAEQPDDEYPFILTTGRSPYHFHTGTMTRRVGGLKVLQSQETLEIASSDADRLGIADGENVTVTSRRGSVTAVARVSGRLAPGVVFMTFHFPETATNILTSPAFDPVARIPELKVAAIRLEKAPCEAPV, from the coding sequence ATGATTAAACTCAGAATAGACGATAAAGAAATCATCGCGGTCGAAGGTCAGACGGTGCTGGAAGCCGCTCGTGACGCCGGCGTCTATATCCCCAATCTGTGTTACGCCCCGGACCTCAAACCCTACGGCGGCTGCCGCATGTGTGTGGTGGAGATTGACCGAATGCGCGGACTGCCCACCGCCTGCACCACCCCGGCGGCGGAGGGCATGGTGGTGCGTACCGAGACGCAAGCTCTAATCGATGCCCGCCGCTCCGTGCTCGATCTGCTGCTGGCCGAGCATCCCCTCGATTGCCTCTCCTGCGTTAAGAACCAGCGATGCGAGCTCCAGCGCGTGGCGGCTCATCTCGGTTTTACCGAACGCAAACTGCCCCACAGCGACCGCGTCCAGGCCATCGACGACTCAAACCCCTTCTTCAAGTTGGACCGCAACTATTGTATCCTGTGCGCCCGCTGCACCCGCGCCTGTGACGAGGTTACCGGCAACAACGCCATCGAACTCATAGACCGCGGTTACGATTCCAGGGTGGGTACCGTCGCCGACCGGCCGATCATCGAGACCAACTGCCGCAGTTGCGGCGAATGTGTCGCCCATTGTCCGGTAGCCGCCCTCGCCTCCAAGGATTATGTCAAATCAGACTCCGAGGTATCTACCATCTGCCCCTACTGCGGTGTCGGTTGCGGTTTGAAGCTGCAACTCCGCGGCGGCAGGATCGTCGGCGTGGACGGCGATGAGGCGAACCCTGCGTCGAGGGGAAGACTGTGTGTCAAAGGGCGTTACGGTGTGCGGGAATTCGTCCATCACCCGGATCGGCTCACGGCCCCTCTCATCAAAACCAATGGCGCATTCGTCGAAACCCCCTGGGATGAAGCCCTGGAATACGTCTGCTCCAAGCTGTCCCGCTATCAACCGGAAGAAGTGGCGGTCATCTCCTCCGCCAAGGCTACCAACGAGGAGAATTATCTCATCCAGAAGTTCGCCCGCGCCGTCCTGGGCACCAACTCGGTGGACCATTGCGCCCGGCTGTGCCACAGCCCCACCGTAGCCGGCCTGGCCGCCGCCTTCGGTTCCGGCGCCATGAGCAACTCTATCGGTGACATGAAAGATACCGCCTGCTTCTTCGCCATCGGCGCCAACACCTCGGAGACCCACCCGGTCATCGGTTTCGAGGTCAAGCAGGCCATCAAGAACGGCGCCCGCCTCATCGTGGCCAACCCGGTGAAGATACCCCTGGTCCGCTACGCGGACATCTTCCTGCAACAGACGCCGGGCACCGATGTCCTGCTGCTTTCAGCGATGTGCAAGATCATTTTCGACGAAAAGCTTTACGACGAGACTTTCATTGCCGAACGGACCGAGGGTTTCGAGGCCCTGGCCGAATCGCTCGATAGCTTCGACCTCGACCATGCCGCCACGATCACCGGCGTGCCGCTAGACCAAATTAAGGAAGCGGCACGTTTGTATGCGGCCAGCCGACCGGCCAGCATCCTCTACGCCATGGGCATCACCCAGCACAGCCACGGCACGGACAACGTCAGCGCCGTCGCCAACCTGGCGCTTTTAACCGGCAATCTCGGCAAACCCGGTGCCGGGGTGAACCCGCTCCGCGGCCAGAACAACGTGCAAGGCGCCTGCGATATGGGAGCGTTGCCCGATGTTTTTCCCGGCTATCAGAAGGTCGCCGATAATGAAGTTCGGGCCAAATTCGAAACGGCCTGGGGCGTGTCCCTGCCCAAGAAACGCGGGCTGACCGTTCCGGAGATACTGAAAGCCATCGAAAAAGGAAAGATCAAAGCCCTCTACCTGGTCGGTGAGAACATTATGCTCTCGGATCCGGACATCAACCGGGTCAGAAAAGCCCTCTCCAAGCTTGAACTGCTGGTAGTCCAGGACATCTTCCGCACCGAGACATCGGAAATAGCCCATGTCATCCTGGCTTCGGTGAGTTTTGCGGAAAAAGACGGCACTTTCACCAATACGGAACGCCGGGTGCAGCGGGTCCGCCGCGCCGTCGCCCCTATCGGCGACTCCCGGCCCGACTGGTGGATAACCAACGAACTGGGTAAGCGGTTGGGCGGCAAGGGGTTCGATTACACCGGTCCCGATCGAATATTCGATGAGATGCGATCGCTCACCCCCAGCTACGGCGGCATAACCTGGGAGCGGCTGGAAACCGGCGGTCTTCAATGGCCCTGCCCCACCCCAACCCACCCCGGCACGCCGATACTTCACGTCGAACGATTCAGCCGCGGTAAAGGCGCGTTCAAGGCTCTTGAATACCGCCCCTCGGCCGAGCAGCCTGACGATGAGTATCCCTTCATCCTGACCACCGGCCGCAGCCCGTATCACTTCCACACCGGCACCATGACGCGCCGGGTCGGGGGACTCAAGGTGCTGCAATCGCAGGAGACACTAGAAATCGCATCGAGCGACGCTGACCGTCTGGGTATCGCTGACGGTGAGAATGTCACGGTCACTTCCCGCCGCGGCTCGGTAACTGCCGTGGCCCGGGTCAGCGGGCGGCTGGCACCGGGAGTAGTCTTCATGACCTTCCATTTCCCGGAAACAGCCACCAATATCCTGACCAGCCCGGCTTTTGACCCGGTAGCCCGGATACCGGAGCTGAAAGTAGCTGCCATCAGGCTGGAAAAAGCCCCCTGCGAGGCGCCCGTATGA
- the acpS gene encoding holo-ACP synthase, which produces MNQYLGVDIIEISRIETAISRWGENFLARVFTDAEVSLYRSKLPSLAARFAAKEAVVKALGCKELIYRDIEVIAEPGQRPEIRLYGRAKSIASELGITSLAVSLSHSRDYAVAVVSALG; this is translated from the coding sequence ATGAACCAGTACCTTGGCGTGGATATTATCGAAATATCGCGCATCGAAACCGCCATATCCCGCTGGGGCGAGAACTTTCTGGCCCGGGTTTTCACCGATGCCGAAGTGTCACTCTACCGCAGCAAATTACCGTCCCTGGCCGCCCGTTTCGCCGCCAAGGAAGCGGTGGTCAAGGCGCTGGGTTGCAAGGAATTGATTTACCGTGATATCGAAGTGATCGCTGAACCAGGCCAACGCCCGGAGATCAGGCTTTACGGGCGGGCAAAATCGATTGCCTCAGAACTTGGCATCACCAGCCTCGCCGTCAGCCTGTCTCACAGCCGGGACTATGCCGTGGCAGTGGTGTCGGCGCTGGGTTAG